A genomic segment from Meiothermus sp. CFH 77666 encodes:
- a CDS encoding SWIM zinc finger family protein yields the protein MKLQDWFSLRALGLGREYLEEGRLKQMWRKGDRLEASVEGSRDRPYKVWLRLEGERIADGKCSCPVGEGGDCKHAAALALAWLEEPEAFLEAEGAEKELEKLSKPELVALIRRMLEQRPELSVLLETRAPALDNHWC from the coding sequence GTGAAACTGCAAGACTGGTTTAGCTTGAGGGCCCTGGGCTTGGGCCGCGAATACCTGGAGGAAGGCCGGCTAAAGCAGATGTGGCGCAAGGGAGACCGCCTCGAGGCCAGCGTGGAGGGCAGCCGTGATCGGCCTTACAAGGTCTGGCTTCGTCTGGAGGGAGAACGCATTGCAGATGGGAAGTGTAGCTGCCCGGTGGGGGAAGGGGGCGACTGCAAGCACGCCGCCGCGCTGGCTCTGGCCTGGTTAGAGGAGCCAGAGGCTTTCCTGGAGGCCGAAGGCGCGGAAAAAGAGCTGGAAAAGTTGAGCAAACCGGAGCTTGTTGCGTTGATTCGCCGGATGCTGGAGCAACGCCCCGAACTTTCAGTACTGCTGGAGACCCGGGCTCCTGCCTTAGATAATCACTGGTGCTAG
- a CDS encoding site-specific DNA-methyltransferase, which produces MKRIVQAECLQYIATLPEASFPLIYLDPPFNTRKTQQRRRIRAVADENGPRRGFGGKRYRTEALAAPVYADRFEDFEAFLIPRLEQAYRLLTPTGSLFVHLDYREVHYIKVALDTIFGRKSFLNEIIWAYDYGGRSRKRWPAKHDTLLWYAKNPHQYTFNYEAIDRIPYLTPKMVGPEKAARGKTPTDVWWQTIVPTGSREKTGYPTQKPLKLLERIVRVHSNPGDVVLDFFAGSGTTGEAAAKHGRGFVLVDESPEAIAIMQRRLAPYGPEIIGFDATHSVSQTR; this is translated from the coding sequence ATGAAGCGCATCGTGCAGGCCGAGTGCCTCCAGTACATCGCCACCTTGCCCGAGGCTTCCTTTCCGCTCATCTACCTGGACCCCCCCTTCAACACCCGCAAAACCCAGCAGCGGCGTCGAATTCGGGCTGTAGCGGACGAAAATGGCCCACGTCGGGGCTTTGGCGGCAAGCGTTATCGTACCGAAGCACTGGCGGCCCCGGTGTATGCCGACCGCTTCGAGGACTTCGAGGCTTTTCTGATTCCCCGGCTCGAGCAAGCCTACCGCCTGCTCACCCCCACGGGCTCGCTTTTTGTGCACCTGGACTACCGGGAGGTGCATTACATCAAAGTGGCGCTCGATACCATTTTCGGGCGTAAGAGCTTTCTCAACGAGATTATCTGGGCCTACGACTACGGGGGTCGTTCCAGGAAGCGTTGGCCCGCCAAGCACGACACCCTCCTGTGGTATGCCAAAAACCCCCACCAGTACACCTTCAACTACGAAGCCATAGACCGCATCCCCTACCTCACGCCCAAGATGGTAGGCCCCGAAAAAGCAGCCAGGGGCAAGACGCCCACCGATGTCTGGTGGCAGACCATCGTCCCGACGGGCTCCAGGGAAAAAACCGGTTATCCCACCCAGAAGCCCCTCAAGCTCTTGGAGCGCATCGTGCGGGTGCACTCCAACCCCGGCGATGTGGTGCTCGACTTTTTTGCGGGCTCAGGCACCACCGGCGAGGCCGCCGCAAAACATGGCCGAGGGTTTGTGCTGGTGGATGAAAGCCCCGAGGCCATCGCCATCATGCAGCGTAGACTGGCCCCCTATGGCCCTGAGATAATCGGTTTTGATGCGACCCATTCTGTATCACAAACTCGGTAA
- a CDS encoding MBL fold metallo-hydrolase, producing MRPILYHKLGNFELWFLSDGEIWLDGGAMFGVVPRVLWSKLAASDEQNRVRLGMNPLLLRMGERYALIETGIDRKPGEKFRRIYGLSETHPLLGQLALLGLGPADISLVIHTHLHFDHAGLNTRLEGGRLVPTFPNARHLVQKQELEDALHPHERSRASYLPENIEPILEQFETVEGEQEILPGLWVVPVPGHTLGMQAVEIRSEGQHFAYTADLIPTMAHAPLPYIMAYDLYPMTTLETRKRLYERWVQGQYLLGFPHEPGHPLGRLVHSEKGYAAEAVCETARLV from the coding sequence ATGCGACCCATTCTGTATCACAAACTCGGTAACTTCGAGCTCTGGTTCCTGAGCGACGGCGAAATCTGGCTGGATGGGGGAGCCATGTTTGGGGTGGTGCCCAGGGTGCTCTGGTCGAAGCTGGCGGCGTCGGACGAGCAAAACCGCGTACGGTTGGGGATGAACCCCCTGCTTCTTCGCATGGGCGAGCGGTATGCGCTGATCGAAACCGGCATTGACCGCAAGCCCGGTGAGAAGTTTCGGCGCATCTACGGCCTGAGCGAAACCCATCCACTCTTGGGCCAGCTGGCGCTTCTGGGCCTGGGGCCCGCGGATATCTCGCTGGTGATTCACACCCACCTGCACTTCGACCACGCCGGGCTGAACACCCGCCTCGAGGGGGGCCGGCTGGTGCCCACCTTTCCCAACGCCCGCCACCTCGTGCAGAAGCAAGAGCTGGAAGACGCGCTACACCCCCACGAGCGCAGCCGGGCCAGCTACCTGCCAGAGAACATCGAACCCATTCTGGAGCAGTTTGAAACCGTGGAGGGGGAGCAGGAAATCCTGCCAGGGCTGTGGGTGGTGCCGGTGCCGGGTCATACCCTGGGGATGCAGGCCGTGGAGATTCGCTCGGAAGGCCAGCATTTTGCCTATACCGCCGACCTGATCCCCACCATGGCCCACGCCCCCTTGCCCTACATCATGGCCTACGACCTCTACCCCATGACCACCCTCGAGACCCGCAAACGCCTGTATGAGCGCTGGGTTCAAGGCCAGTACCTGCTGGGCTTCCCCCACGAGCCGGGGCATCCTTTGGGGCGGCTGGTGCACTCCGAGAAGGGCTATGCAGCGGAGGCTGTGTGTGAAACTGCAAGACTGGTTTAG
- a CDS encoding Lrp/AsnC ligand binding domain-containing protein, which yields MITAFVLIQTSRESTAETAESVAEIPGVAEVYSVTGEWDLVAILRFKDFEQLDDIVTLGLRKLKGIERTQTLLAFRAYSRKLLEQGFNIGSEGL from the coding sequence ATGATTACCGCCTTTGTCCTGATCCAAACCAGCCGCGAATCCACCGCCGAGACTGCGGAGTCGGTGGCCGAAATTCCAGGGGTGGCCGAGGTGTACTCGGTTACGGGGGAATGGGATCTGGTCGCCATTCTGCGTTTCAAGGACTTCGAGCAGCTCGACGACATCGTAACCCTGGGCCTGCGAAAGCTCAAAGGCATTGAACGCACCCAGACCCTGCTGGCCTTTAGAGCATATTCCCGCAAATTGCTCGAGCAGGGCTTCAACATCGGTAGCGAAGGGCTCTGA
- the trpA gene encoding tryptophan synthase subunit alpha → MTTREAFARAKAEGRAALIPYVMAGYPSRGADLEMVKQVLPYADLLEVGLPYSDPLGDGPVIQRASEQALRQGIHVADVAAFVREIRSLTDKPLFLMTYINPVLAVGPERFFGMFKEVGVNGLILPDLPPDEDPELVGLAQGAGLETTFLLAPTSTEARIQTVAPYCTGFVYTVSVAGVTGARDRLPEGLPELVGRIRRVTDAPVAIGFGISNRATAQQAAQAADGAVIASALIRAHEEGRGLVEVLREVRAGLEGAPGLVL, encoded by the coding sequence ATGACCACCCGCGAAGCGTTTGCCAGGGCCAAAGCCGAAGGGCGCGCGGCGCTGATTCCCTACGTGATGGCCGGTTATCCGAGCCGGGGGGCCGACCTCGAGATGGTCAAGCAGGTGTTGCCCTATGCGGATTTGCTCGAGGTGGGCCTGCCCTACTCCGACCCCCTGGGCGACGGCCCGGTGATCCAGCGAGCCTCGGAACAGGCCCTGCGGCAGGGGATTCACGTGGCCGATGTGGCGGCCTTCGTGCGGGAAATTCGGAGCCTTACCGATAAGCCCCTCTTCCTCATGACCTACATCAACCCGGTGCTGGCGGTGGGGCCGGAACGCTTTTTCGGCATGTTCAAAGAGGTCGGGGTGAACGGGCTCATCCTGCCCGACCTGCCCCCCGACGAAGACCCCGAGCTGGTGGGGCTGGCCCAGGGGGCGGGCCTCGAGACCACCTTTCTGCTGGCCCCTACCTCTACCGAGGCCCGCATCCAGACCGTGGCGCCCTACTGCACCGGCTTTGTGTACACGGTTTCGGTGGCGGGGGTCACGGGGGCGCGGGACAGGCTTCCCGAGGGGCTGCCGGAGCTGGTGGGGCGCATCCGCCGGGTGACCGATGCCCCGGTGGCCATCGGTTTTGGCATCTCCAACCGGGCCACCGCCCAGCAGGCCGCCCAGGCCGCCGATGGGGCGGTGATTGCCAGCGCCCTGATCCGCGCCCACGAAGAGGGGAGAGGGCTGGTGGAGGTGCTGCGCGAGGTGCGGGCGGGCCTCGAGGGCGCTCCCGGCCTGGTGCTTTAG
- a CDS encoding regulatory protein RecX yields MKEATPDELFLYAVRVLGARAYSEAALRKKLARKACPEVVESVLQRVKGLGYLDDQKFAEGYARLYAGKWGAAKLRRALLEKGVSHSIVDRVLDEHSSQNNAEDEALALLERYQSRHRGEKPRAIRFLVNRGYALGLALAAWERYQRQVNLQ; encoded by the coding sequence ATGAAGGAAGCAACCCCCGACGAACTGTTTTTGTATGCGGTGCGGGTGCTGGGGGCCAGGGCCTATTCGGAAGCCGCCCTGCGCAAAAAACTGGCCCGAAAAGCCTGTCCAGAGGTGGTGGAGTCGGTGTTGCAGCGGGTCAAGGGCCTGGGTTACCTGGACGACCAGAAATTCGCCGAGGGGTACGCCCGGCTCTACGCAGGTAAGTGGGGTGCGGCCAAGCTGCGCCGAGCGCTATTGGAAAAGGGGGTATCGCACAGTATCGTAGATCGTGTGCTGGACGAGCACTCCTCCCAAAACAACGCCGAGGACGAGGCCCTGGCCTTACTAGAGCGCTACCAGAGCCGCCACCGGGGCGAAAAGCCCAGGGCTATTCGCTTTCTGGTGAACCGCGGCTATGCCCTGGGCCTGGCCCTGGCCGCCTGGGAGCGGTACCAGAGGCAAGTGAACCTGCAATAA
- a CDS encoding aminopeptidase, giving the protein MESFETQLDQLAQVAVHVGLGLREGQELIVTAPIEAAPLARKIAEHAYRAGSPLVTVLYDDDAATLLRYQHAPESAFDQTQKWLFDGMAAAFQSGAARLHIAGNDPNLLRGQNPESVARANRARSLAYRPVMELITTHHINWTIVAYPHPAWARTVFPELTEQEAVQKLWEAIWKASRLDTPNPVATWQAHNQHLAERVAYLNQKRYSALHFKGPGTDLLVGLADDHVWAGGAVQAKNGVVCNPNIPTEEVFTAPHKDRIEGYVRSTKPLSYQGSLLEEIEVRFEKGRVVEAKARSGGEVLERILQTDEGARSLGEVALVPHSSPIAQSGILFYNTLFDENAASHIALGQAYSECIQGGSQLSPQELAAKGANSSLIHIDWMIGSSEVDVDGISPSGQSEPLMRGGEWV; this is encoded by the coding sequence ATGGAATCTTTTGAGACCCAACTCGACCAACTGGCCCAGGTAGCTGTTCATGTGGGGCTTGGCCTCCGCGAAGGCCAGGAACTCATCGTAACTGCGCCTATCGAGGCGGCGCCCCTGGCCCGCAAGATTGCCGAGCACGCCTACCGGGCCGGAAGCCCCCTGGTAACGGTGCTCTACGACGACGATGCCGCCACCCTGCTCCGCTACCAGCACGCCCCAGAAAGTGCTTTCGACCAAACCCAGAAATGGCTCTTTGACGGGATGGCTGCCGCATTCCAGAGCGGGGCTGCACGCCTGCACATCGCCGGCAACGACCCCAACCTGCTGCGGGGGCAGAACCCGGAGTCGGTAGCCCGAGCCAACCGCGCCCGTTCGCTGGCCTACCGCCCCGTCATGGAACTCATCACCACCCATCACATCAACTGGACCATTGTGGCCTACCCCCACCCGGCCTGGGCACGCACGGTTTTTCCAGAACTGACCGAGCAAGAAGCCGTACAAAAGCTCTGGGAGGCCATCTGGAAAGCCTCGAGGCTCGACACCCCGAACCCCGTGGCCACCTGGCAGGCCCACAACCAACACCTTGCCGAGCGGGTGGCCTACCTGAACCAGAAGCGCTACAGCGCCCTCCACTTCAAAGGCCCCGGCACCGATTTACTGGTGGGACTGGCCGACGATCACGTCTGGGCAGGCGGCGCCGTACAGGCCAAAAACGGGGTGGTCTGCAACCCCAACATCCCCACAGAGGAGGTCTTTACCGCCCCCCACAAAGACCGCATCGAGGGCTACGTCCGGAGCACCAAGCCGCTCTCTTATCAGGGCAGCCTGCTCGAGGAGATCGAGGTGCGCTTTGAAAAGGGGCGGGTGGTGGAAGCCAAAGCCAGGAGTGGCGGCGAAGTCCTGGAGCGGATTCTCCAGACTGACGAGGGGGCCCGCAGCCTGGGCGAGGTGGCCCTGGTGCCGCACTCCTCCCCCATTGCCCAGAGCGGGATTCTGTTCTACAACACCCTGTTCGATGAAAACGCCGCCAGCCACATTGCGCTGGGCCAGGCTTACAGCGAATGCATTCAGGGGGGCAGCCAGCTCAGCCCGCAGGAACTCGCTGCCAAAGGGGCCAACAGCAGCCTGATTCACATTGACTGGATGATCGGCTCGAGCGAGGTAGACGTAGACGGCATCAGCCCGTCCGGACAGTCCGAACCCCTCATGCGCGGGGGTGAGTGGGTCTGA
- a CDS encoding metallophosphoesterase — translation MRVFAIADIHLSKAYPKPMNIFGPEWDGHPEAVFEEWRKTVGEDDLVIVAGDISWAMKLPEALVDLADLAALPGTKILLRGNHDYWWPSISRLRQMLPPRMHALQHDSLILGNLAIAGSRGWDTPGSYNFSPEDEKIYKREVERLALSLKSIQGQEYEYLILAMHYPPYSPSGGPTGFTELIDRYRPTCVVYGHLHGADPERLPKAWNGIPLHFVSADVVRFRPQLILETSHQTHVVDVTGAE, via the coding sequence ATGCGCGTCTTTGCCATTGCCGATATTCACCTCTCCAAAGCCTACCCCAAGCCCATGAACATCTTTGGGCCCGAATGGGATGGCCACCCCGAGGCGGTGTTCGAGGAATGGCGCAAAACCGTGGGCGAAGACGACCTGGTGATTGTGGCCGGGGACATCTCCTGGGCCATGAAACTGCCCGAAGCCCTGGTAGACCTGGCCGACCTGGCCGCCTTGCCCGGCACCAAAATCCTGCTGCGCGGCAACCACGACTACTGGTGGCCCTCCATCAGCCGCCTGCGTCAGATGTTGCCCCCACGCATGCACGCCCTTCAGCACGACTCGCTGATTCTGGGCAACCTGGCTATTGCCGGTAGCCGCGGCTGGGACACCCCCGGTAGCTACAACTTCAGCCCCGAGGACGAAAAAATCTACAAGCGCGAGGTGGAGCGGCTGGCCCTCTCGCTCAAGAGCATTCAGGGACAGGAATACGAGTATCTGATTCTGGCCATGCACTACCCCCCCTATAGCCCCAGCGGCGGCCCTACCGGTTTTACCGAGCTTATAGACCGCTACCGGCCCACCTGTGTGGTCTACGGGCACCTGCACGGAGCCGACCCCGAGCGGTTGCCCAAGGCCTGGAACGGAATTCCCCTGCATTTCGTTTCTGCCGATGTGGTGCGGTTCAGGCCGCAATTGATCCTCGAGACCTCCCACCAGACGCATGTGGTGGATGTTACAGGTGCCGAATAG
- the trpB gene encoding tryptophan synthase subunit beta — protein sequence MQLPSYPLPDAKGRYADFGGRYVPETLMPALEELTEAYLHYKNDPEFLAEYDYYLREYVGRPSPLYLAENLTRHLGGAKIYLKREDLNHTGAHKINNTLGQALLCKRMGKKRVIAETGAGQHGVSVATVAALMGLECVVYQGAEDVRRQALNVFRMKLLGAEVRPVESGTRTLKDATNEAIRDWVTNVRDSFYIIGSVVGPHPYPMMARDFQSIVGEEIKAQLREKEGRENPDAVIACVGGGSNAIGAFAPFAYQENRPRLIGVEAAGHGAASGLHSLSIGAGRKGVLHGAKMFLLYDDDGQIRPAHSVSAGLDYPGVGPEHSYYAEAGLAEYVGITDEEALEGFQLLCRLEGIIPALESAHAIAYAAKLAPEMEPEQVMVINLSGRGDKDVVEVMRVMEEGQGARAEGLVQGGQS from the coding sequence ATGCAACTACCCAGCTACCCTCTGCCCGACGCCAAAGGGCGCTATGCCGACTTTGGTGGGCGCTACGTACCCGAGACCCTGATGCCGGCCCTGGAAGAGCTCACCGAGGCCTACCTGCACTACAAAAACGACCCCGAGTTTCTGGCCGAGTACGACTACTACCTGCGCGAGTATGTGGGCCGCCCCTCGCCTTTGTACCTGGCCGAAAACCTCACCCGTCACCTGGGCGGGGCCAAAATCTACCTCAAGCGCGAAGACCTGAACCACACCGGCGCTCACAAGATCAACAACACCCTGGGCCAGGCCCTCCTGTGCAAGCGCATGGGCAAGAAGCGGGTAATCGCTGAGACCGGGGCCGGTCAGCACGGGGTGAGCGTGGCCACGGTGGCGGCCCTGATGGGCCTGGAGTGCGTAGTCTACCAGGGGGCCGAGGACGTGCGACGGCAGGCTTTGAACGTCTTTCGCATGAAGCTCCTGGGGGCCGAGGTGCGCCCGGTGGAGAGCGGCACCCGCACCCTCAAGGACGCCACCAACGAGGCCATCCGGGACTGGGTGACCAACGTGCGCGATAGCTTCTACATCATCGGCTCGGTGGTGGGGCCGCATCCGTACCCCATGATGGCCCGCGACTTCCAGAGCATCGTGGGCGAGGAGATCAAGGCCCAGCTACGAGAGAAGGAAGGGCGGGAGAACCCCGATGCAGTGATTGCCTGCGTGGGCGGGGGCTCCAATGCCATTGGGGCCTTTGCGCCCTTTGCCTACCAGGAAAACCGCCCGCGCCTGATTGGGGTAGAGGCCGCGGGCCACGGGGCGGCTTCGGGGCTGCACTCGCTCTCCATTGGGGCGGGTCGCAAAGGGGTGCTGCACGGGGCCAAGATGTTCTTGCTCTACGACGACGACGGCCAGATTCGCCCGGCGCACTCGGTCTCGGCGGGCCTGGACTACCCTGGCGTGGGCCCGGAACACAGCTACTATGCCGAGGCGGGCCTGGCCGAGTATGTGGGCATCACCGACGAAGAGGCCCTGGAAGGCTTCCAGCTTTTGTGCCGCCTGGAGGGGATTATTCCGGCCCTCGAGTCGGCCCACGCCATCGCCTACGCGGCCAAACTGGCCCCCGAGATGGAGCCCGAGCAGGTGATGGTGATCAACCTTTCGGGCCGGGGCGACAAGGACGTGGTGGAGGTGATGCGCGTCATGGAGGAGGGTCAGGGGGCAAGGGCCGAGGGGCTTGTGCAGGGAGGGCAGTCATGA